The Siansivirga zeaxanthinifaciens CC-SAMT-1 region AGAAAACCGTACAGGCAATAGCAAGCCATTGCAAACCGGTTAAATTATAAGATTGAAGAATTTCTATATAAGACAAAAAGACTCGTTTTTTATTAGAGCCGAAGTTAAAAAAGAATTACCAATAAAAGGCAACCTTTTATTTAAACAAAAAATATAATTTTAGTCATTACAAATTAAACATGTTGATCGATTAAAATGGTATTGCCGTCGGGATCTAATAAAACAATACTAGCTGGCCCAGAACCATTTGAATCTGTCTCATTTAAAATGTTTACTCCATGGTCTTTTAAATGCTTTTGAATGGTTCTAACATCTACAAAAGGTTCTACTTTATTAGCGTTTTCGTCCCAACCAGGATTAAACGTTAAAATATTATTTTCGAACATGCCTTGAAATAAACCAATAAGGGCGCGCCCATTTTTCATGATTAAATAATTTTTATCGATATCGCCTGCTAAAACTTGAAAACCAAGAGTTTCATAAAAAACTTTTGATGCCTTAATGTCTTTAACACTTAAACTTGTTGAAAATGCTCCTAATGTCATAATTAAATATTTTATTAGTTTTATTTTTTTAAGGTAGCCTCGTATAAGGCAATCCAATCTTTTACTGAAATTTTAGAACATAATTCGCCAATTAAAGCAAAAGGAATATCGTCTAAATATTTAAAACGGATGCAACTTTTACCCATATCTAATTTTTTATTTGAATGCTTTGGGTACGTTTCTACAAACCAGTTTAAGAGTTCTTGATTTGCATACAAACCCATATGATAAAGATTAACTGAGTTTTTTTGCGATGCCATACTTAAAAATGGCAGGGGTTCGTTTTTTTACAGTGGTAGCCACTAGAATATATTTCCAGTGGCACAAAATAGCCAATCATACCATATTGAATACCTTCTTGAAAGCCTTTGGGCAGGTTTTTCGAAATGACTTCTCTAAGACTATTTATAGCTTGTTTGTGGTTATCTGGTATATTTACCAAATAGTCTTCGACTGTTTTTACCTCTTTGTTCATTTCGATAACTTTAGCTTTTTTAAAGTTAACAAAAATTCTCTTTTATTTTATCGACTATGGTTTGGGCTAGTTTTTCTTTGCTTTCTATGGTCCAACCAGCTACATGAGGCGTTAGTAAAACCTTATGGGATTGAATTAAATATTGAAACGGACCAGGCATGGTTGATGTGAACATATCTTCAAACGACGATTTTTCATATTCTAAAACATCTAAACCTGCGCCAAGAATTTTACCCGATGCCAAGGCATCCACCAAATCTTTTGTAATAACACTTTTACCACGGGCGGTATTAATAAACCAAAACGGTTTTTTAAACGCATTTATAAATTCTGAATGTATCATGCCCAACGTTAAAGGGGTTTGTGGGGTATGTAAACTAACAACCTCAACGCGTTCTTGAAATTCTTGTAAGCTTACTTGTTTGGCATTTTGGTCGCCTACATTGGGTTTTATATCGTAACAAATAACTTCGACATCGAAGCCTCGTAATTTTTTTGCAAAAGCTTTACCCATGTTGCCGTAGCCTATAATACCGACGGTTCTGCCATCGAGCTCGATACCACGATTGGCTTCGCGTAGCCATTTGCCTTGGCGCACTTCGGAGTCGGCTTTATTTAGTTTATTAAACAGGGAAAGTAACATCCCTAAGGCGTGTTCGCCCACGGCATTACGGTTGCCTTCAGGCGCTGCGATAAGGGTTATTCCTTTTGTTTGGGCATAATCGCAATCTATATTTTCGAGGCCTGCGCCTACACGACCAATAAATTTTAAATTACTGGCAGCATCTAGAAATTGTTTGTCTATTGAAAACCGGCTTCGTAAAATAATACCATCGTAATCTTTAATTTTAGTTTCTATGTCTGCTTTTGAAGATGTATAATCTTCGTGATTGGTGAAACCTAAAGCGTTTAACTGATTTATTAAAAGTTCGTGATTGGTGTCTAGATGAAGGATTTTCATATTATTATAAATAAAAACAGACCTGAAGTCTTTAAAGGTTAAATGTAATTATTATGGGGTGTTGAAACAAATTCGGATGGCTATTTTTTAGCTGATGGTTGCGTTAGGGATAGCAATGGAAATCCTTTTTATGAGGCACGAATAAAAAGATTGTAATGGATAGCCCGACCCTTGGGTAACGCCCAAAATTAAAATCCTAAAATGAGTTTTGCTATTACAAAGTACATTAAAATACCAAACACATCGTTGCTGGTGGTTATAAAGGGACCGGTTGCTACGGCGGCATCGATACCTCTTTTGTCTAAAAAAATGGGGATAAAGGTGCCTATTAGGGCGGCCATGATAATTACTGTTATTAGCGCCACACAAATGGTTAACGATTCGTAGTAGGTGGTTTTAAAAACGAAATGGCTTATAAGTAAAACGATGGCTGCGATGGCCAGGCCGTTAACGAGACCTAATAAAAATTCTTTTAAAAGGCGGCTAAATAGTTTACCGTCTATGGTGTCGTTTGCCAAACCTTGCACCACAATGGCCGAGGATTGTACGCCCACGTTTCCTGCTGTTGCTTGTATGAGGGGTATAAACATTAATAGGGCCGGGAATTTGGTCATGGCGTCGCTAAACCCGTTTATAATGCTGGCGGCGCCTATACCACCAAACATGCCTATTAAAAGCCAAGGCAGGCGTGCTTTTGTGAGTTCCCAAATGCTATCGTCGGCTTCGACATCGCTGGTAATACCGGCTGCTAACTGGTAATCTTTTTCGGCTTCTTCTTTCATGAGGTCGACGATATCGTCGATGGTGATGCGACCCAAAAGGATTTGGTTATCGTCTACCACGGGAATGGCCTCTAAGTCGTATTTTTGCATAACACGTGCTACGTCTTCGGCATCGTCGTTAACATTAACACAGTCTACGCTAGAGATGTATATTTCGGATATTTTTTGGTCGCTTTTGGCAACAATTAAATCTTTTAATGAGAGGCGGCCTACGAGTCGGTTTTTTTTATCGACCACATACACAGAATGTACGCGGGTTACCTCTTTTGCTTGTCCGCGAATACGACGCAAGCAGCCTGCTACGGTCCAGGTTTCGTAAACTTTAACGAGTTCTTTTGCCATAAGTCCACCGGCCGTATCGTCGTCGTAAGCAAGTAATTCTCGAATTTCGGCTTTGTGCTCCTCGTCTTCAATTTGCGAGATAACTTCTTGCTGGCGTTCTTCGGGAAGTTCAGAGATAATATCGGCAGCATCATCGGTATCTAACTCACCAATTTCTTCGGCGATTTCTTTGGCAGAAAGATTTCGAAGTACTTTTTCTCGATTGTCCTCATCGAGTTCCATTAAAATATCGGCCGTGGTTTCAGAATCCAGTAACTTAATAATGTACATGGCTTCGTCTAGATCGAGCTCGTCTAAAATTTCGGCAATATCGGCGTAATGAAAATCTTTTAAAAGCTTTTGCAGGGCCTTATCATCTGCATTTTGGATGAGGCTTTCTACCTGATTGACTAAATCTTCGGTTAATTCGAATGGTATGTTTTCTATTTCTTCAGACAAATTTTGGACTATTTATTGGTCTTTTTCGATTAGTTGGGTAAGATTGATAAACTCGTTAACGGTTAATTGTTCTGGTCGTTTGTCAAATATACTATCTTCTCGTAAATTATCGCTTAAATTCAATGTTTTTAAACTGTTACGAATGGTTTTTCTGCGTTGTTGAAAGGCGGTTTTTACCACTTTAAAAAATAGGGCTTCATCGCAAGGGATGTGATAGTTTTCTTTTCTAATAAGTCTTAAAACGCCCGAGTCTACTTTTGGTGGCGGATTAAAAACATTGGGCGGCACAGTAAACAGGTATTCTGCATCGTAAAATGCCTGCGTTAAAACCGATAAAATACCAT contains the following coding sequences:
- a CDS encoding DUF1801 domain-containing protein is translated as MASQKNSVNLYHMGLYANQELLNWFVETYPKHSNKKLDMGKSCIRFKYLDDIPFALIGELCSKISVKDWIALYEATLKK
- a CDS encoding 2-hydroxyacid dehydrogenase — protein: MKILHLDTNHELLINQLNALGFTNHEDYTSSKADIETKIKDYDGIILRSRFSIDKQFLDAASNLKFIGRVGAGLENIDCDYAQTKGITLIAAPEGNRNAVGEHALGMLLSLFNKLNKADSEVRQGKWLREANRGIELDGRTVGIIGYGNMGKAFAKKLRGFDVEVICYDIKPNVGDQNAKQVSLQEFQERVEVVSLHTPQTPLTLGMIHSEFINAFKKPFWFINTARGKSVITKDLVDALASGKILGAGLDVLEYEKSSFEDMFTSTMPGPFQYLIQSHKVLLTPHVAGWTIESKEKLAQTIVDKIKENFC
- the mgtE gene encoding magnesium transporter — its product is MSEEIENIPFELTEDLVNQVESLIQNADDKALQKLLKDFHYADIAEILDELDLDEAMYIIKLLDSETTADILMELDEDNREKVLRNLSAKEIAEEIGELDTDDAADIISELPEERQQEVISQIEDEEHKAEIRELLAYDDDTAGGLMAKELVKVYETWTVAGCLRRIRGQAKEVTRVHSVYVVDKKNRLVGRLSLKDLIVAKSDQKISEIYISSVDCVNVNDDAEDVARVMQKYDLEAIPVVDDNQILLGRITIDDIVDLMKEEAEKDYQLAAGITSDVEADDSIWELTKARLPWLLIGMFGGIGAASIINGFSDAMTKFPALLMFIPLIQATAGNVGVQSSAIVVQGLANDTIDGKLFSRLLKEFLLGLVNGLAIAAIVLLISHFVFKTTYYESLTICVALITVIIMAALIGTFIPIFLDKRGIDAAVATGPFITTSNDVFGILMYFVIAKLILGF
- a CDS encoding VOC family protein, producing MTLGAFSTSLSVKDIKASKVFYETLGFQVLAGDIDKNYLIMKNGRALIGLFQGMFENNILTFNPGWDENANKVEPFVDVRTIQKHLKDHGVNILNETDSNGSGPASIVLLDPDGNTILIDQHV